From a region of the Corallococcus coralloides DSM 2259 genome:
- the argG gene encoding argininosuccinate synthase, translating into MSKKSVVLAFSGGLDTAFCTVYLREQGWDVTTVTVDTGGFPPEQLERIQALSQKLGAVAHHTVDARDTLFQGYLRFLIAGNVLRGQLYPLSVSAERACQAVEAVRMAEKLGVQAVAHGSTGAGNDQVRFDVAFRTLAPQLQLITPIRDLALSRQQEISFLAERGFHMPAKTGTYSVNEGMWGTSVGGRETLDSWSTLPEAAFPGGEIPTDLKPQPLIISFEKGVPVALDGKALSAVDVVEKLNAIGRPYGIGRGVHLGDTILGIKGRVGFEAPAAHLLIASHRELEKLVLSGKQLFWKETVGNLYGSLLHEGHFFDPVVKDLEAFLASSQDRVTGEVKLVLTPRAHVVEGVRSPHSLMDAKVATYGEANVLWTGTEAAGFAKLYGVAQMLSQKAK; encoded by the coding sequence ATGAGCAAGAAGTCCGTGGTGCTGGCGTTCTCCGGCGGCCTCGATACCGCCTTCTGCACGGTGTACCTGCGCGAGCAGGGCTGGGACGTCACCACCGTCACCGTGGACACGGGCGGCTTCCCGCCCGAGCAGCTGGAGCGCATCCAGGCCCTGTCCCAGAAGCTGGGCGCGGTGGCGCACCACACGGTGGACGCGCGCGACACCCTGTTCCAGGGCTACCTGCGCTTCCTCATCGCCGGCAACGTGCTGCGCGGCCAGCTCTACCCGCTGAGCGTCTCCGCCGAGCGCGCCTGCCAGGCCGTGGAAGCGGTGCGCATGGCGGAGAAGCTGGGCGTGCAGGCCGTGGCCCACGGCAGCACCGGCGCGGGGAATGATCAGGTCCGCTTCGACGTGGCCTTCCGCACGCTCGCGCCGCAGCTCCAGCTGATTACCCCCATCCGCGACCTGGCGCTCTCCCGTCAGCAGGAGATCTCCTTCCTCGCGGAGCGCGGCTTCCACATGCCGGCGAAGACGGGCACGTACTCCGTCAACGAGGGCATGTGGGGCACGTCCGTGGGTGGCCGCGAGACGCTGGACTCGTGGAGCACCCTGCCGGAGGCGGCCTTCCCCGGGGGCGAGATCCCCACCGACCTGAAGCCCCAGCCGCTGATCATCTCCTTCGAGAAGGGCGTGCCGGTGGCGCTCGACGGCAAGGCGCTGTCCGCGGTGGACGTGGTGGAGAAGCTCAACGCCATCGGCCGTCCGTACGGCATCGGCCGGGGCGTGCACCTGGGCGACACCATCCTGGGCATCAAGGGCCGCGTGGGTTTCGAGGCTCCCGCGGCGCACCTGCTCATCGCGTCGCACCGTGAGCTGGAGAAGCTGGTGCTGTCGGGCAAGCAGCTCTTCTGGAAGGAGACGGTGGGCAACCTGTACGGGTCGCTCTTGCATGAAGGGCACTTCTTCGACCCGGTGGTGAAGGACCTGGAGGCGTTCCTCGCCTCCTCGCAGGACCGCGTGACGGGCGAGGTGAAGCTGGTGCTCACCCCGCGCGCCCACGTCGTGGAAGGCGTGCGTTCGCCGCACTCGCTGATGGACGCGAAGGTGGCCACGTACGGTGAGGCCAATGTGTTGTGGACGGGGACGGAGGCGGCGGGGTTCGCCAAGCTCTACGGCGTCGCGCAGATGCTCTCGCAGAAAGCGAAGTGA